One genomic region from Ovis canadensis isolate MfBH-ARS-UI-01 breed Bighorn chromosome 24, ARS-UI_OviCan_v2, whole genome shotgun sequence encodes:
- the ZNF213 gene encoding zinc finger protein 213 isoform X4, with amino-acid sequence MAAPPEPQDQAPEEGEGLLIVKVEDSSWEQDPAQPEDRGDPEVCRRRFRQFCYGDASGPHEAFSQLWELCCRWLRPELRTKEQILELLVLEQFLSVLPVGVQDWVCQRCPGSGEEAVALVEDLQKQPVKAWSQDVPSERAEPEAAVQGSQAQGPPWRAGTRSQPPVPWELHSHGAQLPALKQGSTRETTDTCFASGGPVTFGDIPFYFSREEWGSLDPAQRDLFWDIKRENSRNVALGLGHRSHSERTQLEEVVTALPDQAAGDETASRSPEGAEAWEGGARPGAPRGRGAGARRGRPPTRRRQLRDLVAEKPHSCSQCGKRFRWGSDLARHQRTHTGEKPHKCQECDKSFRSSSDLVRHQGVHTGQKPFSCTQCGKSFSRSAYLADHQRIHTGEKPFGCSDCGKSFSLRSYLLDHRRVHTGERPFGCGECDKSFKQRAHLIAHQSLHAKMAQPVG; translated from the exons ATGGCAGCCCCCCCAGAGCCTCAGGACCAAGCCCCTGAGGAGGGAGAAGGGCTTCTGATCGTGAAGGTAGAAGATTCCTCCTGGGAGCAGGACCCTGCCCAGCCAGAGGACCGCGGGGACCCAGAGGTGTGCCGCCGGCGCTTTCGGCAGTTCTGCTACGGGGATGCGAGCGGGCCCCATGAGGCCTTCAGCCAGCTCTGGGAGCTCTGCTGCCGCTGGCTGCGGCCCGAGCTGCGCACCAAGGAGCAGATTCTGGAGCTGCTGGTGCTGGAGCAGTTCCTGAGCGTGCTGCCCGTGGGCGTCCAGGACTGGGTGTGCCAGCGGTGCCCAGGCAGTGGCGAGGAGGCCGTCGCCTTGGTGGAGGACCTGCAGAAGCAGCCAGTGAAAGCTTGGTCACAG GATGTGCCCTCAGAGCGGGCGGAACCtgaggctgcagtccaggggtcccaggccCAGGGGCCTCCCTGGAGGGCGGGGACACGAAGCCAGCCACCTGTACCCTGGGAGCTGCACAGCCATGGTG CCCAGCTTCCAGCTCTTAAACAGGGGAGCACCAGAGAGACGACAGATACCTGCTTTGCCTCTGGG GGACCTGTGACATTTGGAGACATTCCCTTTTATTTCTCCCGGGAAGAATGGGGGTCCCTGGACCCTGCCCAGAGGGATCTCTTCTGGGACATAAAAAGGGAGAACTCTCGGAATGTTGCCCTGG GTTTGGGGCACAGGAGCCACAGTGAGAGAACCCAGCTGGAGGAGGTGGTGACGGCGCTCCCAGACCAGGCTGCTGGCGACGAGACCGCGTCCAGGAGCCCGGAGGGGGCCGAGGCCTGGGAGGGCGGGGCCCGGCCGGGGGCgccccgggggcggggggcgggggcgcggcgcGGCCGGCCGCCCACGCGCCGGCGGCAGCTCCGAGACCTGGTGGCCGAGAAGCCGCACAGCTGCAGCCAGTGCGGCAAGCGCTTCCGCTGGGGCTCCGACCTGGCGCGCCACCAGCGCACGCACACAGGCGAGAAGCCGCACAAGTGCCAGGAGTGCGACAAGAGCTTCCGCAGCTCCTCGGACCTGGTACGCCACCAGGGCGTGCACACGGGCCAGAAGCCCTTCTCCTGCACCCAGTGCGGCAAGAGCTTTAGCCGCAGCGCCTACCTGGCTGACCACCAGCGCATCcacacgggcgagaagccctTCGGCTGCAGCGACTGCGGCAAGAGCTTTTCACTGCGCTCCTACCTGCTGGACCACCGGCGCGTGCACACAGGAGAGCGGCCTTTCGGCTGCGGCGAGTGCGACAAGAGCTTCAAGCAGCGCGCCCACCTCATCGCCCACCAGAGCCTGCACGCCAAGATGGCCCAGCCTGTGGGCTGA
- the LOC138429277 gene encoding caspase-14-like — MAFLVAGTLQVASQVADARESLGRKGKYSVKGPRVALALCSPEVSASTVALLEGVFQTLGFESCQRQKASVQGFCGELTRFRERLDAHGGPVGCAFMALVAAPRQLRQSQQLLLELSRCKALWGRPKVFLLLSSAPGAVPEPGAFLASLGELCGHRPHWSLLQLLTEVFSRTAEESAGAAYCPVLRSSLRGALCLGKVEPWGPKPEPGPSAQYDLSGARAALLLAVTQDRPGAQHDVEALGGLCQTLGFETTLRTDPTAQAFQEEMAQFRKRLDAHRGPVSCALVALMAHGGPQGQLLGADGQEGHLEMLVQELSHCRALRGCPKIFLLQACRGGHRDAGVEPAAFPWFRRWLRAPPATPSQADVLHVCTDVQGSSSRGPTPGSPSQADVLMVYAAAEGCVAYRDEKGSDFIQMLVEVLRADPKADLLEQMTESTQVNRQVCELDVLGPDCDERRKACLEIRSSLRRRLCLQV; from the exons atggctttcctggtggctgggACCCTGCAGGTGGCCTCACAGGTGGCCGATGCTCGGGAGAGCCTGGGAAGAAAG GGTAAGTACAGTGTGAAGGGTCCAAGGGTGGCCCTGGCCCTCTGCAGCCCTGAGGTGTCAGCCTCTACGGTCGCTCTCCTGGAGGGTGTGTTCCAGACCCTGGGCTTTGAGAGCTGCCAGAGGCAGAAGGCCTCCGTCCAG GGCTTCTGTGGGGAGCTGACGAGGTTCCGGGAGCGGCTGGATGCCCATGGGGGTCCAGTGGGCTGTGCTTTCATGGCCTTGGTGGCCGCCCCCCGGCAGCTGAGGCAGTCGCAGCAGCTGCTCCTGGAGCTGAGCCGCTGCAAGGCCCTGTGGGGCCGCCCCAAGGTCTTCCTGCTGCTCTCCAGTGCTCCCGGGG CTGTCCCCGAGCCTGGGGCCTTCCTTGCCAGCCTGGGCGAGCTCTGCGGCCACCGTCCTCACTGGtcactgctgcagctgctaacaGAG GTCTTCTCCAGGACAGCTGAAGAGTCCGCAGGGGCTGCCTACTGCCCAGTGCTTCGGAGCTCCTTGCGGGGGGCACTGTGCCTAGGGAAAGTGGAGCCCTGGGGGCCCAAg CCAGAGCCCGGCCCCAGCGCTCAGTATGACCTGTCCGGGGCCAGGGCTGCCCTCCTCCTGGCTGTGACCCAGGACCGGCCGGGGGCCCAGCACGATGTGGAGGCACTGGGGGGCTTGTGCCAGACCCTGGGCTTCGAGACCACCCTGAGGACAGACCCTACAGCCCAG GCTTTCCAGGAGGAGATGGCCCAGTTCCGGAAGCGGCTGGACGCCCACAGGGGCCCCGTGAGCTGTGCCCTTGTGGCCCTCATGGCCCACGGGGGGCCTCAGGGGCAGCTCCTGGGGGCTGACGGGCAAGAGGGGCACCTGGAGATGCTTGTGCAGGAGCTGAGCCACTGCAGGGCACTGCGAGGCTGCCCCAAGATCTTCCTGCTTCAGGCTTGCCGTGGGG GGCACAGGGATGCGGGCGTGGAACCTGCAGCTTTCCCTTGGTTCAGACGCTGGCTGCGGGCACCACCAGCCACCCCCTCCCAGGCCGATGTCCTTCACGTCTGTACTGATGTGCAAG GCAGCTCCTCCAGGGGCCCCACTCCAGGGAGCCCTAGCCAAGCAGATGTGCTGATGGTCTATGCAGCCGCTGAAG GCTGTGTGGCCTATCGGGATGAGAAGGGCTCAGACTTTATCCAGATGCTGGTGGAGGTCCTCAGAGCTGACCCCAAGGCAGACCTCCTGGAGCAGATGACTGAG TCCACACAGGTCAATCGGCAGGTGTGTGAGCTGGACGTGCTGGGTCCCGACTGTGATGAGCGCCGCAAGGCCTGTCTGGAGATCCGCAGCTCCTTGAGGCGCCGGCTTTGCCTGCAGGTCTGA